Proteins from one Larimichthys crocea isolate SSNF chromosome XX, L_crocea_2.0, whole genome shotgun sequence genomic window:
- the atp2b1a gene encoding plasma membrane calcium-transporting ATPase 1 isoform X3, which yields MANNSYSGVKNSMMEANHDGEFGCTLKELRSLMELRGAEALNKIGETYGDVQGLCNRLKTSPVDGLSGQPVDIEKRKTVFGQNLIPPKKPKTFLQLVWEALQDVTLIILEVAAIVSLGLSFYRPPDAEREHCGKAAGGVEDETESEAGWIEGAAILLSVICVVLVTAFNDWSKEKQFRGLQSRIEQEQKFTVVRGGQVIQIPVAEIVVGDIAQVKYGDLLPADGVLIQGNDLKIDESSLTGESDHVKKTQEKDPMLLSGTHVMEGSGKMVVTAVGENSQTGIIFALLGSAEDDDEDEDEKKKEKEEKKKQRKNKKQDGSVENRKKAKAQDGAAMEMQPLNSDEGADAEEKKKANLPKKEKSVLQGKLTKLAVQIGKAGLVMSAITVIILVVLFVVDTFWIQELPWVKDCTPIYIQFFVKFFIIGVTVLVVAVPEGLPLAVTISLAYSVKKMMKDNNLVRHLDACETMGNATAICSDKTGTLTMNRMTVVQAYVAEKHYKKVPEPENIPASILDILILGIAVNCAYTTKIMSPEKEGGLPRQVGNKTECALLGFSNDLKRDYQAIRTEIPEEKLYKVYTFNSVRKSMSTVLKMADGSYRMFSKGASEILLKKCYKILTANGESKVFRPRDRDDMVKKVIEPMASEGLRTICLAYRDFPTSEGEPDWDNENDILSGLTCLCVVGIEDPVRPEVPDAIRKCQRAGITVRMVTGDNINTARAIASKCGILQPGDDFICLEGKEFNRRIRNEKGEIEQERIDKIWPKLRVLARSSPTDKHTLVKGIIDSTVLEQRQVVAVTGDGTNDGPALKKADVGFAMGIAGTDVAKEASDIILTDDNFSSIVKAVMWGRNVYDSISKFLQFQLTVNVVAVIVAFTGACITQDSPLKAVQMLWVNLIMDTFASLALATEPPTESLLLRKPYGRNKPLISRTMMKNILGQGVYQLVIIFTLLFAGEKMFDIDSGRNAPLHAPASEHYTIVFNTFVLMQLFNEINARKIHGERNVFEGIFNNLIFCSIVFGTFIIQFVIVQFGGKPFSCVALTIDQWLWCTFLGFGSLLWGQVISSIPTSRLKFLKTAGHGTQKEEIPDEELEELDDMDEIDHAERELRRGQILWFRGLNRIQTQMDVVSAFQSGTSFQGALRRQASNSSQQQHDVTNVSSPTHVAFSTTTTTATAANTASATVGYPGGECIPQLHLPL from the exons ATGGCGAACAACTCGTACAGTGGGGTGAAGAACTCCATGATGGAGGCCAACCACGATGGAGAGTTTGGCTGCACGCTCAAAGAGCTGCGCTCCCTTATGGAACTGAGAGGCGCAGAGGCGCTAAACAAAATTGGGGAAACTTATGGGGATGTTCAAGGACTCTGCAACCGGTTAAAAACATCACCAGTAGATG GTCTAAGTGGGCAGCCAGTAGACATCGAGAAGCGGAAAACAGTGTTTGGGCAAAATTTAATACCGCCCAAAAAGCCCAAAACTTTCTTACAGTTAGTGTGGGAGGCGCTACAGGATGTCACACTGATTATCCTAGAAGTGGCAGCCATAGTTTCACTAGGCCTTTCTTTTTATAGACCTCCAGATGCCGAAAGAGAAC ACTGTGGAAAGGCTGCTGGCGGTGTGGAGGATGAAACTGAGTCAGAGGCGGGCTGGATCGAGGGAGCCGCCATTCTTCTGTCCGTTATCTGTGTGGTGCTGGTGACGGCGTTCAACGACTGGAGTAAAGAGAAGCAGTTTAGGGGCCTCCAGAGCCGCATTGAGCAGGAGCAGAAATTTACTGTCGTCCGTGGAGGACAAGTTATCCAAATTCCTGTGGCTGAGATTGTGGTTGGTGACATTGCACAAGTAAAATATG GTGACCTTTTGCCTGCTGACGGAGTCCTCATCCAAGGCAACGATCTGAAGATTGATGAGAGCTCGCTCACAGGGGAGTCGGACCATGtcaagaaaacacaagaaaaagatCCAATGCTGTTATCAG GCACCCATGTAATGGAAGGCTCAGGGAAAATGGTAGTCACTGCTGTGGGTGAAAACTCTCAAACTGGAATTATCTTCGCTTTACTTGGGAGCGCAGAGGATGACGACGAAGACGAGGacgaaaagaaaaaggaaaaggaggagaagaagaaacagagaaaaa ACAAGAAGCAGGATGGATCTGTGGAAAATCGTAAGAAAG CTAAAGCACAGGATGGTGCTGCAATGGAAATGCAGCCTCTGAACAGTGACGAGGGAGCTgatgcagaggagaagaagaaagccaaCCTGCCAAAGAAAGAGAAGTCTGTTCTCCAGGGCAAACTGACCAAACTAGCTGTACAGATTGGCAAAGCAG GACTGGTCATGTCAGCCATCACTGTCATTATCCTGGTGGTGCTGTTTGTAGTAGACACTTTCTGGATCCAGGAACTGCCTTGGGTCAAGGACTGCACGCCTATTTACATTCAGTTCTTTGTGAAATTCTTCATCATTGGTGTGACCGTTCTGGTGGTGGCTGTTCCCGAAGGCCTGCCACTTGCTGTAACAATCTCCCTGGCATACTCTGTTAAG aaaatgatgaaagacAACAACTTGGTGCGTCATTTGGACGCCTGTGAGACTATGGGCAACGCTACCGCCATCTGCTCTGACAAGACTGGCACACTCACCATGAACCGCATGACCGTGGTGCAAGCCTACGTTGCTGAAAAGCACTACAAGAAAGTCCCTGAACCTGAGAACATCCCCGCCTCCATTTTAGACATCCTGATTCTGGGCATTGCAGTCAACTGCGCCTACACTACTAAAATTATG tctcCCGAGAAAGAAGGGGGCCTGCCACGGCAGGTGGGGAACAAGACCGAATGTGCCTTGCTTGGCTTTTCTAATGATCTGAAGCGCGACTACCAGGCTATTCGCACTGAGATCCCAGAAGAGAAACTTTACAAAGTCTACACCTTCAACTCAGTCCGCAAGTCTATGAGCACTGTGTTGAAGATGGCCGATGGCAGCTACCGCATGTTCAGCAAAGGGGCCTCAGAAATTCTActaaaaaa GTGCTATAAAATTCTGACGGCAAATGGTGAGTCCAAGGTGTTTCGCCCACGGGACAGAGATGACATGGTTAAGAAAGTGATCGAGCCCATGGCCTCAGAGGGTCTGAGGACCATCTGCCTTGCATACAGAGATTTCCCTACTTCTGAGGGCGAGCCTGACTGGGATAATGAAAATGATATCCTCAGCGGACTCACCTGCCTCTGCGTGGTGGGCATTGAAGACCCCGTGAGACCCGAG GTCCCAGACGCCATCAGGAAATGTCAACGTGCCGGCATCACGGTGCGGATGGTGACCGGGGACAACATCAACACAGCTCGAGCCATTGCCTCAAAGTGTGGCATCTTACAGCCTGGAGATGACTTCATCTGTCTGGAGGGCAAAGAGTTCAACAGAAGGATACGCAATGAAAAAGGAGAG ATTGAACAAGAACGCATTGACAAGATTTGGCCCAAACTACGAGTACTGGCTCGCTCTTCCcccacagacaaacacaccttAGTGAAAG GTATTATTGACAGCACAGTGTTAGAACAGAGACAAGTAGTAGCAGTGACAGGCGATGGAACCAATGATGGCCCCGCTTTGAAGAAAGCTGATGTTGGCTTTGCCATG GGTATTGCTGGCACAGACGTAGCCAAGGAGGCGTCCGACATCATCCTGACCGACGACAATTTTTCCAGCATCGTCAAAGCCGTCATGTGGGGACGCAACGTCTACGACAGCATCTCGAAGTTCCTCCAGTTCCAGCTCACTGTCAACGTGGTGGCTGTCATTGTAGCATTCACCGGAGCCTGCATCACACAG GACTCTCCACTAAAAGCAGTACAGATGTTGTGGGTCAACCTCATCATGGACACCTTTGCTTCACTAGCCCTGGCCACAGAGCCCCCCACAGAATCCCTGCTGCTAAGGAAGCCATATGGCCGCAACAAGCCTCTCATCTCCCGCACTATGATGAAGAACATCCTGGGCCAGGGAGTGTACCAGCTAGTCATCATCTTTACTTTGCTCTTTGCCG gagagaaaatgtttgacatCGACAGCGGCAGGAATGCACCCCTCCACGCTCCAGCTTCTGAACACTACACCATCGTCTTCAACACTTTTGTACTGATGCAGCTTTTCAACGAGATCAATGCCCGAAAGATCCACGGCGAAAGGAATGTCTTTGAAGGCATCTTCAACAACCTTATCTTCTGTAGTATTGTCTTTGGTACCTTCATTATCCAG TTCGTGATCGTGCAGTTTGGAGGGAAGCCATTCAGCTGCGTGGCTCTGACCATCGACCAGTGGCTATGGTGCACTTTCTTAGGCTTCGGCTCTCTACTATGGGGACAG GTAATCTCCTCGATACCCACCAGCCGCTTAAAATTCTTGAAAACAGCGGGACACGGCACCCAGAAAGAGGAGATCCCAGacgaggagctggaggagctggatgaCATGGATGAGATTGACCACGCTGAACGGGAGCTTCGCCGAGGACAGATCCTCTGGTTCCGAGGCCTCAATCGCATCCAGACTCAG ATGGATGTAGTGAGTGCGTTCCAGAGTGGAACTTCCTTTCAGGGGGCTCTAAGGCGGCAGGCCTCCAACTCCAGCCAACAACAGCACGATGTAACCAATGTTTCTAGCCCTACACATGTAGCCTTttctactactaccactactgcCACTGCCGCCAACACCGCTTCTGCCACTGTGGGGT aTCCGGGTGGTGAATGCATTCCGCAGCTCCATCTCCCTCTATGA